From the genome of Agromyces intestinalis:
CTCGCGCAGATCCTCGACAAGGCCTTCCCGGGTCGCCGCATCGTGCGGCTCGCGGTGATCATCCCCTGGGCCGCGTCCGTCGTCATGACGACGATGGTCGTCTACTACGGCCTCGAGCCGTACTTCGGCATCATCAACACGTTCCTCGTCGACATCGGGCTCGTGACCACCCCCGAGGGGTACGGCTGGACCCGCAACCCCGCCACGGCGTTCGCCTGGTCGATCGTGGTCGCGATCTTCGTCTCACTGCCGTTCACGACCTACACGATCCTCGCGGGCCTCGCGACCGTTCCGGGCGACGTGCTCGAAGCCGCCAAGATGGACGGCGCCGGCCCGGTGCGCACCTACTTCGGCGTCGTGCTGCCCCAGCTGCGCAGCGCGCTCAGCGTCGCCGTGCTCATCAACATCATCAACGTCTTCAACTCGCTGCCGATCCTGAAGGTGATGACCGGATCGATACCCGGCTACGACGCCGACACGATCATGACGATGATCTTCAAGTACATCCAGAACCAGCACAAGATCGACGTCGCCAGCGCGCTGTCGGTCGTCGCCTTCATCATCGTCATCGTGATCGTCGCGGTGTACGTGCGGGTCGTCAAGCCCATGAAGGAGGTCTGAGCGATGGCCGTCACCGCCCCCGCCTTCGAGACCATCGCGCCGCCCGCGGCGTCCCGCCGGCGTCGCCGCTACACCGAGGATCAGGTGCCCATCGGGCGCGTGCTGCTGCGCATGCTCGCGGGGCTCATCGTGCTCGGCGTGTTCATCCTGCCGTACTCGATCATGTTCTTCGGCTCGGTGAAGACGAAGTCGCAGATCCGCTCGGTCGACCCCACCTACTTCCCGACCGAGTGGCACTGGGAGAACTACCTCACGATGTGGTCGACGCCCGAGACGCCGCTCGTGCAGAACCTCATCTCGACGATCGTCATCTCGGTGTTCGCAACGCTGCTCGTCCTCGCCGTCGCGATGCCCGCGGCGTACTACACCGCCCGATTCCGGTTCCCGGGTCGCATGGTGTTCCTCTTCCTCGTCATCGTGACCCAGATGCTGCAGCCGGCGGTGTTGACCTCCGGTCTGTTCCGCCAGTTCCTCGCGCTCGGCATGATCGACACCTGGGGCGCGATGATCTTCATCAACGCCGCGTTCAACCTGTCGTTCGCGGTGTGGATCATGCACTCGTTCTTCGCCGGCATCCCGAAGGAGGTCGACGAGGCCGCGCAGATCGACGGAGCCGGCCGCCTCACGGTGCTGTTCCGCATCAACCTGCCGCTCGTCTGGCCCGGCATCGTGACCGCGATCGTGTTCACCTTCGTCGCCTGCTGGAACGAGTTCGCCGCGTCGCTCGTGATCCTCTCGACCGCGGGCAACCAGCCGCTGTCGGTGGCCCTCACGAAGTTCGTCGGCCAGTACGAGACGAGCTGGCAGTACGTGTTCGGCGTGTCGATCGTGGCGATCATCCCCGTCGTGGTGCTCTTCATGCTCATCGAGAAGCGACTCGTCGGCGGGCTGACGGCGGGCAGCGTGAAGTAGGCGGGTACGGCCGGTCTCAGGCGGCCGACGCGGCGGGTCGGCCCCTCGTCGTCGGCGTCGGGCGGATGCCTCGGGGCGGCGCCGCGGCGTCAGCCCGCGAGCGCCTCGGACGCCTCGTCGGGTTCGGGAACCTCGACGTCGCCCGACTCGATGCGACGCCAGCGAACGCCGAGCGTCTCCGCCAGCGCGTACTGCGCACCGCCGAGGAAGATGTCGGAGTTGACGGCGTAGCGGGCGGTCGGAGGCGTGGCGCCCCGGCCGGGCTCGTGCTCGAGCTCGTCGTTGAGGACGTCGATGAACGCGTCTCCGAGGTACACACCCGCGCCGCCGATCACGATGGAGCGCACGTTCAGCGTCGCGCAGACCATCTGGAGCGTGCGTGCGAGCGTGAGCGCACCGAGCTCGATGATGCCCCGGGTCTCCGCCGACTCGACGATCGAGCGGATCTCGTCAGGTTCGAGGTCGTCGGAGAAGCTCGACCCGAGCATCGCCGCGAGCGAGCTCACCGCCTCGAGGCATCCGTAGCGACCGCATCGGCACCTGATCTGCTCCTCGCCGAACTGGACGCGCACGTGGCCGATCTCGCCCGCGCTCGCAGCCGGACCGTGCAGGAGCCGACCGGCGAGCATCACCGCGATGCCCACGCCCTCGCCGAGGTGCACGAACACCGAGTTCTCGCTCGGATCGCCGCCCTGCACCCCCTCGGCGATCGACCCTGCGTCGGCGTCGTTGACG
Proteins encoded in this window:
- a CDS encoding carbohydrate ABC transporter permease; its protein translation is MAVTAPAFETIAPPAASRRRRRYTEDQVPIGRVLLRMLAGLIVLGVFILPYSIMFFGSVKTKSQIRSVDPTYFPTEWHWENYLTMWSTPETPLVQNLISTIVISVFATLLVLAVAMPAAYYTARFRFPGRMVFLFLVIVTQMLQPAVLTSGLFRQFLALGMIDTWGAMIFINAAFNLSFAVWIMHSFFAGIPKEVDEAAQIDGAGRLTVLFRINLPLVWPGIVTAIVFTFVACWNEFAASLVILSTAGNQPLSVALTKFVGQYETSWQYVFGVSIVAIIPVVVLFMLIEKRLVGGLTAGSVK
- a CDS encoding ROK family protein — translated: MLHDGESTRAEIVRVTSLTSATVSSLLAQLIADGYVEDAGQAESTGGKRPTTLRINRHRHGILSIVARPRRLRGAVLDLTGTIVEVIERRLDHALQPSDVDAFTTELIGSTSLHPIAIALQVPGTTNRTEVLESVQLKWENVGLDSLLGSHAGIPAFLVNDADAGSIAEGVQGGDPSENSVFVHLGEGVGIAVMLAGRLLHGPAASAGEIGHVRVQFGEEQIRCRCGRYGCLEAVSSLAAMLGSSFSDDLEPDEIRSIVESAETRGIIELGALTLARTLQMVCATLNVRSIVIGGAGVYLGDAFIDVLNDELEHEPGRGATPPTARYAVNSDIFLGGAQYALAETLGVRWRRIESGDVEVPEPDEASEALAG
- a CDS encoding carbohydrate ABC transporter permease, producing the protein MSTTTGTSSTPAGAASGRPRSAGRRGGDSGTSGSGASAGPAQRRPGGRDLLHALPWIGPALLLIVGVVFFPAGVMFFNSTRDISQSGVDRGGIGFANYVEVFSFPYFWPIFGRTIIWVVVVVGVTVLISLGLAQILDKAFPGRRIVRLAVIIPWAASVVMTTMVVYYGLEPYFGIINTFLVDIGLVTTPEGYGWTRNPATAFAWSIVVAIFVSLPFTTYTILAGLATVPGDVLEAAKMDGAGPVRTYFGVVLPQLRSALSVAVLINIINVFNSLPILKVMTGSIPGYDADTIMTMIFKYIQNQHKIDVASALSVVAFIIVIVIVAVYVRVVKPMKEV